A portion of the Paucilactobacillus hokkaidonensis JCM 18461 genome contains these proteins:
- a CDS encoding type II toxin-antitoxin system RelB/DinJ family antitoxin, translating to MTAQLYFRMDEKGKKEFEIVLKKVGLTPGEAFRIFAKKSIEAGGIPFEVSQPNARLSSSINSEDYLKFDGAESGLEWLNNESK from the coding sequence ATGACTGCGCAACTATATTTTAGAATGGATGAGAAAGGCAAAAAAGAATTTGAAATAGTTCTTAAAAAAGTTGGTTTGACTCCTGGAGAGGCTTTCCGAATTTTTGCCAAGAAGTCGATTGAAGCGGGTGGAATCCCTTTTGAAGTGTCCCAACCAAATGCAAGATTAAGTTCATCGATTAATAGTGAGGATTATCTTAAATTTGATGGAGCTGAAAGCGGCTTAGAGTGGTTAAATAATGAATCAAAATAG
- a CDS encoding Rgg/GadR/MutR family transcriptional regulator, with the protein MKIGSLVKQIRQSKKIPTETIYRDIMSKSMYYKFENSKNDITSSNLLIILDRLNMSLKEFEYLIHDGLLPAYQESFQRMYSAIYRQDVDDLQELHQSTKLNQKKKLRTEDRHLQTLVELYIEKLSGQPLDSKKVDIIKTYLLKCDSWYYYEWSLFNNSIFIFDVATIDALFDQTFNNLETYESHNALGNESVLFVANLLSLLIQQQQIELANKYLKSLNLIKVPETAVFETILIKFYNKLLLGINSHKSPKQDVLNLISIFLKLNLKPLYASHQKLLDFVLQTYSFDK; encoded by the coding sequence ATGAAAATAGGATCACTTGTTAAACAGATTAGACAATCAAAAAAGATTCCCACCGAGACAATATACAGAGATATTATGTCAAAAAGCATGTATTACAAATTTGAAAACAGTAAAAACGATATCACTAGTTCTAATCTTTTAATCATATTAGACCGCCTAAACATGTCACTGAAAGAATTTGAGTACTTAATTCATGATGGACTGTTACCGGCTTATCAAGAAAGCTTTCAAAGAATGTATTCTGCCATTTATCGTCAGGACGTCGATGACCTGCAAGAACTTCATCAAAGTACCAAACTTAATCAAAAAAAGAAGCTGCGGACTGAAGATAGACACCTCCAAACGTTGGTTGAACTTTATATTGAAAAACTATCTGGCCAACCCCTAGATTCAAAAAAAGTGGATATAATTAAAACTTATTTGTTGAAATGTGACAGCTGGTATTATTATGAGTGGTCACTATTCAACAATTCTATTTTTATTTTTGATGTTGCTACAATTGATGCCTTATTTGATCAAACATTCAACAATCTAGAAACCTATGAGTCTCACAATGCCTTAGGAAATGAATCCGTATTGTTCGTTGCAAACCTTTTGTCATTGCTGATTCAGCAACAACAAATTGAGTTAGCAAATAAATATCTAAAATCTTTAAATCTAATCAAAGTTCCTGAAACTGCCGTTTTTGAAACAATCCTAATCAAATTCTATAACAAACTGCTGTTAGGCATTAATTCTCATAAAAGCCCCAAACAAGATGTACTAAATTTAATTTCGATTTTTCTCAAGCTGAATCTTAAACCACTTTATGCCAGTCACCAAAAATTATTAGATTTTGTTTTGCAAACTTACTCATTTGATAAATAA
- a CDS encoding DUF975 family protein, giving the protein MENEYQAKKIRKLARQKLNEKWLRAALVFLVPGLLVFMGIVVSSVTVTASILTGKSGIPFSIFLIFTLIELATGLILAGLNLALLDYYRGDSGFLKAFTSFKYTKNYFVPIVKVWFVTCILLWLWSLLLFIPGLIKGYSYSQTLYIYFDHLKKGQQVKVINCITESRKLMDGHKMNLFILQLSFIGWMLLAGLTRGIGYLWLEPYMAIAVIAFYTILIKDNEPERPANVENPHSEGPDHIAVAEN; this is encoded by the coding sequence ATGGAAAATGAATATCAGGCAAAAAAAATTAGAAAACTGGCCAGACAAAAACTAAATGAAAAGTGGTTGAGAGCGGCATTAGTCTTTTTGGTTCCTGGACTGTTGGTGTTTATGGGGATAGTAGTTTCTTCTGTTACTGTTACTGCATCAATACTGACTGGTAAGTCAGGCATACCGTTTTCTATATTTTTGATATTCACTTTGATTGAATTGGCAACAGGATTGATATTAGCTGGTCTGAATCTTGCGCTATTGGACTATTACCGTGGTGACAGTGGCTTTCTAAAGGCATTTACAAGTTTTAAATATACCAAGAATTATTTTGTCCCAATCGTCAAAGTGTGGTTTGTTACTTGTATTTTGTTATGGTTATGGTCATTATTGCTATTTATTCCTGGACTTATTAAAGGATATTCTTACTCACAGACCTTGTATATTTACTTTGATCATTTGAAAAAAGGCCAACAAGTTAAGGTGATCAATTGTATTACAGAAAGCAGAAAATTAATGGACGGCCATAAAATGAATCTATTTATTTTGCAGCTAAGTTTTATTGGTTGGATGTTACTAGCAGGATTAACACGTGGAATTGGATATTTATGGTTAGAACCTTACATGGCGATAGCAGTGATTGCATTCTATACTATTTTAATAAAGGATAATGAACCTGAACGGCCTGCAAATGTAGAAAACCCACACAGTGAAGGACCTGATCACATTGCAGTTGCTGAAAATTAA
- a CDS encoding LytR/AlgR family response regulator transcription factor, protein MLNIVICEDNPELLNLYMIFVKNYMHEHPEQSLNMILTTKNPNDVVNYIKNQTTSTLYILDIGFQNSNNQGISLAEQIRDITINSTIIFISTHENLKTLSLDLSVQPWDFIIKDSGIKNIKQQLVKDLNDIYNQLDIKKFYYTIGKRSHSIPINIINYLEVTPQNQNVVTLHSDTSNIQFIGNLTDIETTNDQLIKIQHNVLVNLDKIIDIKLDETKIILKHDTLTYDKSHLKNILERLQNN, encoded by the coding sequence ATGCTTAATATTGTCATTTGTGAAGACAATCCTGAATTACTAAATTTATACATGATTTTTGTTAAAAACTATATGCATGAACACCCGGAACAAAGTCTAAACATGATCTTAACAACTAAAAATCCAAATGATGTTGTAAATTATATCAAAAACCAAACTACTTCAACTTTGTACATCTTAGATATTGGCTTTCAGAATTCTAACAACCAAGGAATATCGTTAGCAGAGCAGATTAGAGACATAACTATTAATTCAACCATCATTTTTATCTCTACGCATGAAAACCTAAAAACACTCTCGCTAGATCTAAGCGTGCAACCTTGGGACTTCATCATTAAAGATAGTGGCATAAAGAACATTAAGCAGCAACTAGTTAAGGACCTAAATGATATATATAACCAGCTAGATATAAAGAAATTTTACTATACCATTGGAAAAAGAAGCCACTCTATTCCAATCAATATAATAAACTATTTAGAAGTTACACCCCAAAATCAGAATGTCGTCACCCTTCATTCTGATACTTCGAATATTCAATTTATTGGTAATTTAACAGATATTGAGACTACAAATGACCAACTTATCAAAATTCAACATAACGTGCTAGTAAATCTCGATAAAATTATAGATATTAAATTAGATGAAACAAAAATAATATTAAAGCATGACACTCTAACATATGATAAATCACATCTCAAAAACATTTTGGAAAGGCTTCAAAATAACTAA
- a CDS encoding type II toxin-antitoxin system mRNA interferase toxin, RelE/StbE family: protein MRGERYSAVDFEKVYMTLLLDKPLDSTYNDHLLFNRRPERDLHIKSDWLLIYKYDGKYIKFIDTGAHSDSFG, encoded by the coding sequence TTGCGTGGGGAACGCTATTCAGCCGTAGATTTTGAAAAAGTATATATGACACTCTTACTAGATAAACCGCTTGATTCAACATATAATGACCATTTATTATTCAATAGAAGACCTGAGCGGGATTTGCATATAAAGTCTGATTGGTTACTAATATATAAATATGATGGTAAATATATTAAGTTCATTGACACTGGGGCACATTCTGATTCGTTTGGTTAA
- a CDS encoding LPXTG cell wall anchor domain-containing protein, whose amino-acid sequence MVTNHKMIKDSKNLLLLAGASLAVAGTSFAVAGTTDLLPQLTLTAHAANSSAVDQSTDSKVTSEVPADQTIKTDGTSDTVSASDSYTNVGNSSKVSETENYDDNDNLDGTYSVNVSSRDTSDESQVTTPLDAQTLFNGDTTHYAEKQSDSTWQVNSVTFNGGTKTAGTQSFNVDVSNVVSGDTVVLDTDVTDGVSVQVSSNTTSDTNEYPNLIAGEQFSVSFYGSNTYDDIYSEKVESDDVVAQLSTGFVNVPLTFHYYNTDGALMTGILNLTNGTVVTTPSDTDEGNTTPSDNNGSSNSSSATDSSAASNNDNSAAPSSSASSSATSSSATSSSAATSATTNDSAVAPATSNAESSQAAAGSFVAGDASVTIATSARVTPTTFNTTNATPAVSSTSNSATKKLPQTDETTNVSLLASLLGLLGLGFAFGVSRRQKNS is encoded by the coding sequence ATGGTTACTAATCACAAAATGATTAAAGATAGCAAGAATTTATTATTATTGGCAGGTGCAAGTTTAGCCGTTGCAGGGACCAGCTTTGCTGTTGCAGGAACAACTGATTTACTACCACAATTAACACTTACCGCACATGCAGCCAATAGCAGTGCAGTAGATCAGTCTACTGATAGTAAGGTCACTAGTGAAGTTCCAGCTGATCAAACGATTAAGACAGACGGGACTAGTGATACTGTTTCAGCTTCAGATAGTTACACAAATGTCGGTAACAGTTCAAAAGTTTCCGAAACAGAAAACTATGATGATAACGATAATCTAGATGGTACTTATTCTGTGAACGTATCTAGTAGAGACACATCAGATGAAAGTCAGGTTACAACTCCACTAGATGCTCAGACACTTTTCAATGGTGATACAACGCATTATGCTGAAAAACAAAGTGATAGTACTTGGCAGGTTAATTCAGTAACCTTCAATGGTGGTACTAAGACAGCTGGTACACAAAGCTTTAATGTTGATGTTTCTAATGTAGTCTCTGGTGATACAGTTGTACTTGATACAGATGTAACTGATGGCGTTTCTGTGCAGGTTTCAAGTAATACAACCAGTGACACCAATGAATATCCAAACTTAATTGCTGGTGAACAGTTCAGTGTTTCTTTTTATGGAAGTAATACGTATGATGATATTTATTCTGAAAAGGTAGAATCTGACGATGTTGTTGCACAATTAAGTACCGGTTTTGTGAACGTACCACTGACATTCCATTATTACAATACCGATGGGGCTTTAATGACTGGTATCTTAAACTTAACAAATGGCACTGTTGTAACCACACCATCTGATACTGATGAAGGGAATACCACTCCTAGTGATAATAACGGTAGTTCCAATTCTTCAAGTGCAACAGATAGTTCTGCTGCTTCAAATAATGACAACTCAGCAGCTCCTTCAAGTAGCGCAAGTTCATCGGCCACAAGTTCATCGGCCACAAGTTCATCAGCCGCAACTTCTGCTACAACAAATGATTCTGCTGTTGCACCTGCAACAAGTAACGCTGAAAGTAGTCAAGCAGCTGCCGGCTCATTCGTTGCAGGTGATGCTTCAGTTACAATAGCCACTAGTGCGAGAGTAACACCAACAACATTTAACACAACAAACGCAACACCTGCAGTTTCATCCACTTCTAATAGTGCAACTAAAAAGTTACCACAAACCGATGAGACTACTAATGTTTCATTATTAGCATCATTATTAGGATTGCTTGGATTGGGATTTGCTTTTGGTGTTTCACGTCGTCAAAAAAATAGCTAA
- the pgmB gene encoding beta-phosphoglucomutase, producing the protein MTKFADIKGFVFDLDGVITDTAQFHTKAWSKLADQLGVQWSTELQNGLKGLSRMDSLELILKTGNKENDYSQAEKEKLATQKNNLYLQFVQTITPADIFPGIKEFLDELNQHGYLMSIASASKNAPTVLDKLELTDYFEHVVDPKTLKRGKPDPEIFIKAAEIIGLKPEQCIGLEDATAGIAGINAANEVSLGVGSPDVLTEADMVFEDTNKITLANIEANMNK; encoded by the coding sequence ATGACAAAATTTGCTGATATTAAAGGATTTGTGTTTGACTTAGACGGAGTAATTACTGATACCGCTCAATTCCATACTAAAGCATGGAGTAAGCTGGCCGACCAATTGGGTGTTCAATGGAGTACTGAGCTACAAAATGGACTCAAGGGATTAAGCCGCATGGACTCCTTGGAATTGATTTTAAAGACTGGTAATAAAGAAAATGACTATTCCCAGGCCGAAAAAGAAAAATTAGCCACCCAAAAAAATAATCTGTATCTCCAATTTGTTCAAACCATCACTCCAGCCGATATCTTTCCCGGAATTAAAGAGTTCCTGGATGAATTGAATCAGCATGGCTATCTAATGTCAATTGCCTCGGCTTCTAAGAACGCCCCAACCGTGCTAGATAAGTTGGAATTGACGGATTACTTTGAGCACGTAGTTGATCCAAAGACATTAAAACGCGGGAAGCCGGATCCAGAAATCTTTATTAAAGCGGCTGAGATTATCGGACTAAAGCCGGAACAATGTATCGGCTTGGAAGATGCCACAGCTGGAATTGCTGGCATTAACGCTGCCAATGAAGTTTCACTGGGTGTTGGCAGTCCCGATGTTCTGACTGAAGCTGATATGGTGTTTGAAGATACAAATAAGATTACTCTAGCTAACATTGAAGCTAACATGAATAAATAA
- a CDS encoding helix-turn-helix domain-containing protein encodes MFLGQVMKEARKRKGLSQVKLAEGICDQNIISLLERKNATPTISNLVPLLQRLNLSLNDVFSEFSSDSTSELKKELASLEQRLLLGNTENKNIAEEIEVLNLDDSTEDIIIQYDYILSLIKLQSNDKNGADFQLDKVLMKTQTDIYNIYTLLAYLNKASIRLEMNRVEEAAYFINTVREAIKESLDVPNATDLQLTYICLQLAKYFSDTDDNQLASSYATKGLEFNRQNQRAYFLGDFYLIKANANKNTANYEHNKKLAKLFENYVEEKK; translated from the coding sequence ATGTTTCTTGGGCAGGTAATGAAAGAGGCACGAAAACGCAAAGGACTATCCCAAGTTAAATTAGCCGAAGGTATTTGTGATCAGAATATTATCAGTTTGCTTGAACGAAAAAATGCAACACCTACAATTAGTAATTTGGTTCCACTGCTACAACGCTTAAATCTTTCACTAAATGATGTTTTTTCAGAATTTTCGAGTGACTCAACGAGTGAATTAAAAAAAGAGTTGGCAAGTTTAGAACAACGGTTATTATTGGGAAATACTGAAAATAAAAATATTGCAGAAGAAATTGAAGTATTAAACCTGGACGATTCAACTGAAGATATTATCATTCAGTATGATTATATTTTGTCATTGATTAAGTTACAAAGTAATGATAAAAATGGTGCTGATTTCCAATTAGATAAAGTTCTGATGAAGACACAAACAGACATTTATAATATCTATACATTGCTAGCCTATTTGAACAAAGCGTCTATTCGACTAGAAATGAACCGCGTAGAAGAGGCTGCTTATTTTATTAATACCGTTCGTGAGGCTATTAAAGAAAGTTTAGATGTTCCAAATGCTACTGATTTGCAACTAACCTATATTTGTTTGCAACTGGCTAAGTATTTTTCTGATACTGATGACAATCAGTTGGCATCAAGCTATGCAACTAAAGGATTAGAGTTTAACCGGCAAAATCAACGTGCATATTTTTTAGGAGATTTTTATTTGATCAAGGCTAATGCTAATAAAAATACTGCTAATTACGAACATAATAAAAAATTAGCTAAACTTTTTGAGAACTATGTAGAAGAAAAAAAGTAA